In Candidatus Moanabacter tarae, the genomic stretch ATCAATGGTTGGGTTGATGGCTCAAGGAAATCTGAAATTGCGAATGGATGACATAGAGAATGCGATTGAGGATTTCACTGAAGTGATTCAGCTATATCCCAATCAGGGAGCCGCCTTCCGGCAGCGAGGTTGGGCTTTAGAAAGGCTGGGATACGTGGAAAGAGCAATATCCGACTTTTCCAAAGTGATCGAAATTGATCCAAACGCCGCTGATGCCTTTGTGACACGAGCAAAACTGAAAGTTAAACAAGGAACCTTAGAGAGTGCATTGAAAGATCTCGATGAAGCGATATCCCTATCTCCTGATGATTACACAGCCTATCTCGAAAGAGGATTCTATAGTTACGTTTCGGGAACTCTAGAAACCGCCTTTAATGATCTCCAAAAAGCTCTGGAACTTGACCTGGAACCGGAGGGGAGGGACTACATCAGCCTTTGGCTGTGGATGACACTAACTCAAATGGGCGACTCATCCAAAGCAGATAAAATATTGAGTGAACACGTCAAAGCTAGAAATCCTGAAAATGGTGAAGAGTGGTATCTGCACCTGGCCGCCTTCCTTCTCGATTCCATTGATGAAACGCGTCTTTTAGATCTAGCTCGCTCCTCACAACCCGAAAAACAAACCGAGTATCTTTGCGAGGCCTATTTCTACACTGGGAATAAGCGTCTACTGAATGGCGATATGGGAGGTGCTCTAAAGATGCTAGAACTGTGCTTGGGAACGAGAGTTAATCGATTCTACGAGTATTCTGGAGCAAAGGTACAGCTCGAACGATTTTCTCCACAATTATCCCCCCACCCCGTCCAAGGTAATTCCAATGACCACGGGGGGACTTCTTTTCCTCCTTAAGAAAGGCGTTAGTACAAAAGCAAAAAGGCCACTGATTTTTTCCGGAAAGATTAATTCAAATATATTCGATTGAGAGGCACTCATCAATAAGTACGTTCTACCATCCATAGGACTTCCAGAAATACAGAATGTTCGGCTCTAGAATCAGACAATATCCCCTAAAATTCAAACAAATCCCTTCCAAGATCAAACGTGAATCTGATGAACATAGATTGCACAAAGAGAAACCCTTCTCCCACTCACCTATTAACCTAAATGAAACCTTGCCTATTAGAATTTGTCGGCTTTAAAGGATGCCCTTTGGTCATTTCCATGCTTATCGGAACTACGTTCTGGGAATCTTGTGAATACGATCAGCCCCGGAAACCTTATTTGATAGCGCTTACATGATCAGGAATAAGTCTGTAGAGATATGCAAACTACAATTAGCGAAATAAACGAACGCGTTAAGGAAACCTCGGTTTGGATCAACCTTATAAAAACCGAGATTGGCCGAGTCATCGTCGGACAACAATATCTCATTGATCGACTTCTCATCGGATTAATTACGAATGGCCACGTTCTGCTTGAAGGGGTACCTGGACTAGCTAAGACACTCTCTATCCGCACTCTGGCCGCAGCCATAAATGTCCAGTTTCAACGAATTCAATTTACACCTGATCTCCTTCCAGCGGATATAATTGGCACTCTCATATATAACCCAAGAGAGGGTGAGTTTTCGACCAAGAAGGGGCCAGTTTTTACTAATCTTTTACTAGCCGACGAGATAAATCGTTCTCCCGCTAAAGTGCAAAGTGCTCTCCTTGAAAGTATGCAGGAACGTCAGGTTACAATAGGGGAGACAACTTATCCACTCCCGAACCCGTTTCTTGTCCTCGCTACCGAGAATCCGATCGATCAGGAGGGGACATATTCACTCCCAGAGGCTCAAATCGATAGATTTATGTTGAAACTAATAATCGACTATCCTTCGCGTGAGGAAGAGCGACAGATTCTCGACCGTATGGCAACGACCTCACCCAACACCGAGGTAAATTCCGTTATCAATCCCGATACGATTCTTGAATCAAGAAAAATTGTTAATGGCATATATATAGATGAAAAAGTGCGGGACTATATCGTAGACATTGTTTTCGCCACTCGAGTACCCGATAAATTCGGACTACAGGAAATTAGAGATTTCATTCAATACGGAGCCTCCCCTCGAGCTACTATCTCACTCACACTTGCAGCAAAGGCATGGGCTTTTCTCCAGGGTCGGGGTTATGTAACGCCCCAAGATGTTAAATCAATTGGCATGGATGTCCTCAGGCACCGCGTTATAATTAGCTATGAGGCCGAAGCAGAAGATATGTCCAGTGAAGATATTATTCGCTCTGTATTCGATACAATACCTGTACCATAACGACAAACCCCTTCGAATCAATTTTAGCTGCTTTCTCTTTCTAATCAATATTCGGCAGTAGGCTTGGACTTGCTTATGTATTCTGTATATTGCCCAATCAAAGCAGTAAATTCGGCATAATTTTAAACGAAGCCATCAAAAGACTTGGAAACCCACAAGCCAGATGCTCGAGGTTTACTTTGAAGGGGAAAATGCCTGAATCCGTGGAAGTTACTCGAGAGATCCTAAGGAAGGTTCGTCAGGTCGAGATTCGCAGTCGTCGATTCGTAACCGAAACAATGGGTGGTGCATATCAGAGCGTATTCAAGGGCCAAGGGATGGACTTAGAGGATGTCCGTGAATATGCAACCGGGGACGATATCAGAGATATCGATTGGAACATCACTGCCAAAATGGATAAACCCTTCGTTAAGAAATATCGCGAGGAGAGAGAGCTTACTATCATGCTTTGTGTTGATCTCAGCGCTTCTGGAAACTTTGGATCAACCGATCAAAGTAAGCGTGATATAGCCGCCGAATTGGCCAGTGTACTGGCTTTTTCCGCAACTCGTAACAATGACAAGGTTGGATTACTCCTTTTCACTGATAAGATTGAAAAAGTAATTCTCCCTAAAAAGGGACGACAAAATGTTCTTCGTGTGATCCGAGAAGTTTTATTCTTCGAGCCAACAAATTCTGGGACAAATATCGTCCTAGCCCTTAACACTCTGAACAAAATCCTGCGTCGCAAATCTATCTTATTCTTACTCTCTGATTTTTTAACTGAGGATTCGCTCTCTTGGATACGGCCCTCAATCGCGACCAATGGAGATCTTTTTAAAACCGTTACCTTGACGAACAAGCGACACGACTTAATTTGTGTTGAAATCTCAGATCCCAGGGAATTCGAGCTTCCGAATGTTGGGATTATTAATCTCGAGGATGCAGAGTCGGGAGAGACGGTTGAAGTTGATACCGGAAACAGCGAGTACCGGCTCCTGTATAAACAACAGAATCAACGAAGACTGGTTTCCTTGAAGCGAGGATTACGACAAAGTGGAGTCGACCATCTTTCAGTCTCAACCGATCGCCATTACATCGCTGTATTGAGGGAATTTTTTCGCTTACGTGAGAGGCGCAAATGAGAATTCGTTCTGCCCTTTTTCTGCTGTTTCTTTGTCTCTTCGGAATACAAATTTCGAAAGAGACGGCTTTATCCAGTGAAATCAAAGGATTGGAACCTGAAGGTTATAAGAACCCTCGACAGAGTCCTCTCATCCAATTCTCCAACGGGTCTAAAGCCTCTTTCCCCTCTCTAGCCCAATTGTCAGTTCCTTCTCTAGATCGGCAGACGGAGGATATACGGGATATTCGCAATCTCCTGACAATTCCAATCCCATGGCTTCCCTACGCTATTGCCTTGGTAGTAACGGCTGGAATACTTATTCTTGGATTTTTCACCTACCGTTGGGTTATGAGTCACAAGAAGAAGGCAAATGAAACATTCCTTCCTCCTTATGAACAGGCCCTTCTCGATCTCCACTCCACTCGGTCCCTAATTAATTCGGCCAAAGACAAGGAATTTTCCTCGGCTGTCTCAGACGTCGTACGTTACTTCCTGGAACGCCAGTTTAACATGCCAGCTCCAGAATCAACCACCGAGGAGTTCCTCCACCGAATTACGGATGACAGACTCATAAAAGGCAAATTAGCCGATGCATTTTCTGAGTTCTTGGTTCTCTGTGACTTAGCCAAATTCGCCCGTCATTCCCACGGTCGAGTTGGCATGCAGAAACTTTACCGAAAAGCAGAAAGTCTAATTGAGGAAACCTACCTCAAGCATCGAATGCAGATTTCAGTCCTTGGCACTAAACAAAATGAAAAACCAGTATCTAAGACGGTGGAATTGACTTAATGATTTTTAGATTTGCATCCAGCGATTTGCTCTGGCTCCTACTCGTAATTCCGCTCCTTGCTCTTCTGAAAGGCAAGCGTGGAGCATCAGCTGCCGTCCAATTTCCTGCTACTGAACTGGCCAAACAAATCTCTTCTTTCGTGCGCAACCGGCCAGGGCGACTCCTCCCCCATATACGTCTTCTAGCTCTTAGCTGCCTAATCTTGGCTCTCGCTCGTCCGCAAATAGGAAGCGGCATCAGCGAAATCGAATCGAGCGGAATAGATATAGTTCTCGCAGTCGATCTTTCAACATCAATGTGGGCCCATGATTTTAAAATTAAGGGAAAACGGACTGATCGACTAACGGTAGTTAAAGCAGTTGTAAAAGACTTTATAGTGAAACGCCCCAATGATCGAATCGGCCTGGTGGCATTTGCTGGAATCTCCTCCTTGGTTAGTCCTTTAACCCTAAATCACGAGTGGCTCTTGCAGAATCTTGAACGACTTCGGATTGGTATTTTAGAGGATGGAACCGCAATTGGCACTGCAATTGGAACCAGCGTGAACCGTTTACGTATCCAAAAGGCAAAGAGCCGAATTCTTATTGTTCTGACTGACGGAGCTAATAATGCAGGCAAGATCAGTCCTCTCGCTGCCGCCGAAGCAGCTAATGCATATAACATCAAGATTTATACGATTGGGGCTGGCCAAGAAGGGGTGGTTCCGGTCCCTAGAGGCCTCGATCCTAATGGAAACCCATTACTTGACCGTAACAGAAAATTACTTCTCAAGAATATACAATCGGATATCGATCTCGATTCACTCAAGGAGATTGCCCGACTTACACGAGCACGATTTTTCCACGCCACTGACACGGCGTCACTCGAGGAGATATATCACGAAATAGATCGCCTAGAGAAATCAGAGATTAAGCTGAAACATCGCACTAATTTTACAGACATTTTTATATGGCCTGCGATAGCTGGACTTTCCCTACTCGTTCTCGAGCAATTGATGAGTAACACCTTTTATCGCCGAATTCCTTAATCATGAATTTCGACCAAAGTATTTGGCTTTTCATCGCTATCGCCACCTTTCCGGTATTAACACTTCTCTACATCCACGCAGAAAAACTTAAGAGGAATCGCCTTGAGACATTTGCTGCCTTCAAACTTCTTTCAAATCTTGCCGCCTCCGTCAGCCCGACAAAACGAAACATCAAGGCAGGCCTTATAATCGCCGCATCCTGCCTAATTCTAGTCTCCTTGGCCCGTCCTCATTGGGGCTATTATTGGCAAGAGACAAGAGGCAAAGGAATCGACATTCTCATAGCCCTTGATACTTCGAAGAGCATGCTTGCAGAAGACATTAACCCGAACCGTATGGAGCGGGCTAAACTGGCGATCCTCGACCTTGTAAACCGTATCGAGGGAGACAGAGTAGGCTTGATCGCCTTTTCCGGAAGCGCCTTTCTACAATGTCCTCTGACTCTCGACTACAATGCATTTCGCCTAACCCTGGAGACAATCAACACTTCCGTTATATCTCGTGGAGGAACAAACTTTTCCGCTGCCATAGCTGAAGCCCAGGCATCATTCGCTGTAGATGATAACTTCAAAGTCCTCGTATTAATCACGGATGGCGAAGATCTCGAAGGGGCAGGCATAGAACAAGCCAAACTAGCAGCTAGGGAAGGGGTTAAGATTTACACAGTTGGAGTGGGGAGCCCAGGCGGGGAACTCATACCATTTCATGGAGTAGACGGCAACATTGATTTTCTCCGTGATGATAATGGGAACGTCATCAAAACAAGATTAGACGAAACAACTCTACGTGAGATTTCTAAGATCACGGACGCATTCTATTTTCCTATGGGTAGCAAAGGTGACGGACTCGATAAAGTCTATGAAGTGGGTCTTGATTCGATACCCAAACAAGAGAGGCAGGCTCATATGCAAAAGCTTCCCTATCAGCGTTTCCAGTGGCCGCTAGGTCTCGCCGTCATTGCACTTATTGTAGAGTCCCTTATTAGTTCTCGAAAGTACGCAAGGCGTCGCACATATTCAAATATTGGGCTTCTCCTGTTTCCATTACTAATTCTTTACCCTTTTGGCTTTGAAACAGTTGATGCCTCTCCTTCAAAGGCGGAGAAGTTCTATAACGAAGGGAACTATCTGGATGCGAAGGAGCACTATAAAGAAGCAATTGAAAAATCCCCTAATGACAAACGACTTTACTATAATCTAGGTTCGACGGAATATCGCGATGGATCATTCGATGCGGCTGAGAAAGCCTTCCAATTAGCGCTCGAAACCGACGATTTAGATATCCAGAAGAATGCTTTCTACAATCTTGGAAATACGCGATACCGCATGGGGGAAAAATCTTTAAAAACCGATCCGAAAGACACTATTAAATTCTGGGAACAGGGCATTAAAGACTACAAGAACACACTCACCCTCGACCCAGCGAACCAAGATGCTACGTTCAATCTAGATTTTATTACCAAGAAACTCGAGGAATTGAAAAAGCAACTAGAACAACAGAACCAGGAAAAGGAAGAAAATCAGACCGAACACAGCCAAAACAAGGATAAAACGAGTCAGGATAGAGAAGGTCAGAAGAAACACCAAGACAAAGAAAAGAACCAAGGGCAACCAACTGAACAAAACTCTCAAGAGGGGAAAGGAAAACCTGAAGGCCTACCGAAAGAAACCAAGGATAAGGAAGAACTAGAGGAGGATCAGTGGGAAAGGAAATCCAACGGGCTCATGACACGGGAAGAAGCGCGTCAGCTTCTCGAATCGCTTAGAAACGAGGAAAAGAAACTTCCAATAACAATTTTCGAGTTTCCGGATAAAAGAGATTCAGAGAATCGAAACCTGAAGGATTGGTAATATGCGACTCCTGAATCTTCAATGCTTACAGAAATGTTGGAGTGGATCCAAAGTGGTTAAATCAACCGCGGGTTCATTGAAACCTTCGTGCATGGCCCTAGAAGGCCTTCTATATTGGAGGATGAAAAGTGTAAGCATTTCTTCTTCAATAAGATTATCATTAATATTTTTTTTGCTTGGTCTACTCAGTAGTCCTGTAATTTCACTCCCCGCTCAGCCAACAGTTACTAGCACGATTAATCCCAATTCAATCGCCTTAGGCTATACTGCTACCTACATCGTTTCAATACAGGCAGAAGAACAGCCACCCGCATGGTTACCGCCTAAGGTGCAAGATCTTGAAATCGATTTCATTGGAACCGGCCAAAGTATGCAAATTTCAACTATAAACCGGAACACCAAGACTATAGTCACCAAGAAATACAACTTCCGTGTTAAGCCTAAGAGAACTGGAAGGTTCATCATACCGACCTATGATCTCAGTATCGGAAGACAAAGAATAATGGTTCCCGCAGCTGTTATCACGGTCAACTCTCCAAACGGAAAACCAGCGACAAATCTTGAAGATCTTACCTTTCTTGAATTGGATAAAGAAGAGAGACCAACCTATGTCGGTCAAAACTTAAAATATGTTCTCAAACTCTTCGTTCATACGGGACTAAGTGAAGTTCGGGCAGGAGAACTCTTGCAAAAAGGTGATGCCTTTTCCCAACACGAAATGGCACAATCGACCAACTCCTACGGAGCTCGGAGGAATAACCTCGACTATCAAGTCTACGAAATTCCTGTCTCCATTACACCCCTGAAATCCGGGCTCCAGACCCTCGAGTTTGAACTGACTATTCAGGTCGCACTTCCCCGACAGAGACAAAGTTCTTCATCTTCCTATTTCGACGAATTCTTTAACAAAGACTTCTTCAGCTTTGGAGGATTCAGGGAACGACGCAATATCTCGGTTTCGACAGGGCCAGTTGAGATAGCGGTTCGGATGCTCCCTGAAGAGGGGAAGCCCAAAAGTTTTTCTGGTGCCATTGGTCAATTTTTAATAAAACAGACACTCTCCCCTATCCAGATCAATGCTGGAGATCCACTCACACTTAAAGTTGAAATCACGGGAAACGGAAACTTCGACCGTATCCAGCCTTTACAATTGGAGGCGGGCGATCAATGGAAAATTTACCCGCCTAAGTCAGAGTTCATTGCCGGGGATAAAATGGAACATTCCGGAAAGAAGATCTTTGACTATATCCTTATACCACAGTCGATCGATATCACCCAATCACCTCCAATACACTTCAGCTTCTTTGATCCCAGAACTGCCCAATATGTTCAACTCTCTCACGAGCAAGTTGCTCTCACCGTCAATCCTGCTACTGATTACATTTTCGCTAATACATCTGTCACTCAAACCACAACCTCCAACAATGATACGCTGGGAACATCGAAAGCTCCGGAAAGAAATATTCTACCTATACAACTTCTACCTGGCCGCTGGATAAGTTCCATCCAGCCCACCTTTAAATCCTCCTACTTCCTGTCATCGCAATTAATTCCCTTAATTATTTTCTCCAGCATTTACTTATTCCGAAAGCGGCAAATCCGTTTCCGAGAAGATGCCTTTTATGCCCGTCGCCTAAAAACGACTCAATCCATGCGAAAGTGGCTTAAATCCGCCAAAGAGGCCTCCTCAAAGAACGACTTTGTCGCATTCTTTGCCGCCGCCCAAAGAGCTATTCAGGAGAGTGTGGGGAAACATTTCACATGTAGTGCTTCCACTCTCACCCTGGCCGATCTTGAATTGTTTCTCCTAGGAAAGGATTCCAACAGCAAGACAGTCAACGAAGTTCGGAAATTCTTTGAAGCGGGTGATGCTGTACGATTTTTTGCAGGTAATCAGGCTCAAGAACAAACGCTTCTCGATTGGAATAGAGCTCTTCTCAAGCTTATTGCCCAGCTCTCAGCCTTAAAGTAGCCATGAATAAGTTGGACAAACTCCTGGCTATCATTCTTCTTGCAGTCCCTCTTCCGCTTACCGCCGAGAATCCTTCCCTCCTTTTTGAGCAAGCAAATGAGTACTACAGCAAAGGGGATTACAAACTTGCCATAAAGGTGTATAGAGAGGCCCTCGATATCGCTCAGTCTGCTCCTCTTAACTACAATTTGGGAAATGTTTACTTTAAGATTGGAGAAATTGGGTTAGCAGTACTACACTATGAGCGATCACTCGCTATTGATCCATTAAACCCCGAAGTTCGGGCCAACTTGGCTTTTGTTAGAGAATCCGCAGAACTCCAAGAGCCCTCCTATGGGCCTTTAACCCAATTTAGTATGTTGCTTCCTCTCGAGTATTGGTGTTGGTCGCTTTCGATTGGATTTTGGGTCACAATATCCCTTGTGGTTTTTCCCCGTCTCTACGGTGGAGGAAATTTGATCACGCGATTCTTTCTCCTCTTATCTGTTTTCGCTACTTCTACCTGCCTTCTGGCCTTAATCGGAACTCACAAAAAAGGCAAAGGGGGGATCATCCTGACAACCAACACACTTCTTAGAGTAGCACCTTCAAAGGGGAGTCCAGAAGCTGGCTATCTACAATCTGGAGAAGTAGCCTCTATCAAAAAGATTCATCAAGATTTTGTTTTTGTTGAATTGGAAGCAGGAAAATCTGGATGGATTAAGGAATCAGAAATCGGGAGAATCTGGGAATGAAAGTTGCTGCCGCTCTCGAAAACCTAGTGGCGGCATTAAAACGTATCGATTACCTTACCTCTGCCGTTGCCCTCCTTTCCTAGGACGGACAGGTAAAATTTCCAGTGGGAGCTTAGATCCTAGGACAAATGAATTAAAAGTCATGTTTGATTTAGTTCATCGAGAAAAACCCAACCACACATTGGAGAACGGTTAGAAACTATGATAAAGTGGTCCAGTAATTCCAAATAAAATGAGTTTTTAACTCGACTGGCTAAAAGTCCTGTAAAACCGTTAGACGATAGAAAACCGACAGATTCCTATATTAACTTTTGCTGATCAACTTTACGCACTTCACGGAAACGGCCACGCAAATCACTCTCCAGAATCTTTCGTGTCTCAGGTGATATCTTCGATACCATATCTTCAAGCTTAGGTTTGACCCGATCTTTTTCCTGCTCAGATTCCGTATCATGAACTA encodes the following:
- a CDS encoding hypothetical protein (UPF0353 protein Rv1481); this encodes MNFDQSIWLFIAIATFPVLTLLYIHAEKLKRNRLETFAAFKLLSNLAASVSPTKRNIKAGLIIAASCLILVSLARPHWGYYWQETRGKGIDILIALDTSKSMLAEDINPNRMERAKLAILDLVNRIEGDRVGLIAFSGSAFLQCPLTLDYNAFRLTLETINTSVISRGGTNFSAAIAEAQASFAVDDNFKVLVLITDGEDLEGAGIEQAKLAAREGVKIYTVGVGSPGGELIPFHGVDGNIDFLRDDNGNVIKTRLDETTLREISKITDAFYFPMGSKGDGLDKVYEVGLDSIPKQERQAHMQKLPYQRFQWPLGLAVIALIVESLISSRKYARRRTYSNIGLLLFPLLILYPFGFETVDASPSKAEKFYNEGNYLDAKEHYKEAIEKSPNDKRLYYNLGSTEYRDGSFDAAEKAFQLALETDDLDIQKNAFYNLGNTRYRMGEKSLKTDPKDTIKFWEQGIKDYKNTLTLDPANQDATFNLDFITKKLEELKKQLEQQNQEKEENQTEHSQNKDKTSQDREGQKKHQDKEKNQGQPTEQNSQEGKGKPEGLPKETKDKEELEEDQWERKSNGLMTREEARQLLESLRNEEKKLPITIFEFPDKRDSENRNLKDW